Proteins encoded together in one Zonotrichia leucophrys gambelii isolate GWCS_2022_RI chromosome 1, RI_Zleu_2.0, whole genome shotgun sequence window:
- the TRIM13 gene encoding E3 ubiquitin-protein ligase TRIM13 isoform X2 produces MDMMELLEEDLTCPICCSLFDDPRVLPCSHNFCRKCLEGILEGNVRNVLWRPSPFKCPTCRKETPVTGVNSLQVNYSLKGIVEKYNKIKVTPKMPVCKVHSGQPLNIFCRTDMQLICGVCATRGDHTKHVFCSIEEAYSQEKRAFETLFQGFETWRCGDALSRLDTLETSKRKALQMLTKDSDKVKEFFEKLQHTLEQKRNEILSDFETMKLAVMQAYDPEINKLNTILQEQRMAFNIAEAFKDVSEPIIFLQQMQEFREKIKVLKETPLPCSTVDISPTMKSFDTSQWNGIKLVDVDKLSLPQESNTFKFKIPSVFSRRFIVNSLIFLLILAVTRMSFVESVIDNLQCWKSQFLTICLSYLADTVEIADHAVFYWEQMTDGASLLREKCKNYTLVVLDNVAQFVCKYKLL; encoded by the coding sequence GACATGATGGAGCTCTTAGAGGAAGATCTGACCTGTCCCATTTGCTGTAGCCTGTTTGACGATCCTCGTGTCCTGCCCTGTTCACACAATTTCTGCAGAAAGTGTCTGGAAGGAATTCTTGAGGGAAATGTGCGGAATGTGCTTTGGAGGCCATCCCCTTTCAAGTGCCCCACATGCAGAAAGGAGACTCCTGTCACTGGAGTCAACAGCTTGCAGGTCAACTATTCCCTGAAAGGCATCGTGGAGAAGTACAACAAAATCAAAGTAACTCCAAAAATGCCTGTGTGCAAAGTGCACAGCGGGCAACCCCTTAACATTTTTTGCAGGACAGACATGCAGCTGATCTGTGGGGTTTGTGCCACCCGTGGTGACCACACAAAGCATGTTTTCTGTTCCATTGAAGAAGCTTATTCCCAGGAGAAGCGGGCTTTTGAAACCTTGTTTCAGGGCTTTGAAACTTGGCGTTGTGGAGATGCCCTCTCACGGCTGGATACCTTAGAGACCAGCAAGAGGAAAGCTCTGCAGATGCTGACGAAAGATTCTGACAAAGTGAAGGAGTTCTTTGAGAAGCTGCAGCACACGCTGGAGCAGAAGAGAAATGAGATTCTGTCTGACTTTGAGACCATGAAGCTTGCGGTGATGCAGGCCTACGATCCGGAAATCAATAAACTGAACACCATTCTGCAAGAGCAGCGGATGGCTTTTAACATTGCAGAGGCCTTCAAAGATGTGTCCGAGCCCATTATATTTCTGCAGCAGATGCAGGAGTTCAGGGAAAAAATCAAGGTGCTTAAAGAAACCCCTTTACCTTGTTCCACTGTGGACATCAGTCCCACAATGAAGAGCTTTGATACCAGCCAGTGGAATGGAATAAAGCTTGTTGATGTGGACAAACTTTCCTTGCCTCAGGAAAGCAACACTTTCAAATTCAAGATTCCCTCGGTCTTTTCACGCAGATTTATAGTGAACTCTCTTATTTTCTTGCTCATTCTTGCTGTCACCAGAATGTCCTTTGTGGAGTCGGTCATTGACAATCTCCAGTGCTGGAAATCTCAGTTCCTTACAATTTGCTTGTCCTATTTGGCAGATACCGTGGAGATAGCAGATCATGCAGTCTTTTACTGGGAACAGATGACAGATGGAGCTTCACTCTTAAGAGAAAAGTGTAAAAACTATACGTTGGTTGTACTGGATAACGTCGCACAGTTTGTGTGCAAATATAAACTGTTGTGA
- the TRIM13 gene encoding E3 ubiquitin-protein ligase TRIM13 isoform X3 has product MMELLEEDLTCPICCSLFDDPRVLPCSHNFCRKCLEGILEGNVRNVLWRPSPFKCPTCRKETPVTGVNSLQVNYSLKGIVEKYNKIKVTPKMPVCKVHSGQPLNIFCRTDMQLICGVCATRGDHTKHVFCSIEEAYSQEKRAFETLFQGFETWRCGDALSRLDTLETSKRKALQMLTKDSDKVKEFFEKLQHTLEQKRNEILSDFETMKLAVMQAYDPEINKLNTILQEQRMAFNIAEAFKDVSEPIIFLQQMQEFREKIKVLKETPLPCSTVDISPTMKSFDTSQWNGIKLVDVDKLSLPQESNTFKFKIPSVFSRRFIVNSLIFLLILAVTRMSFVESVIDNLQCWKSQFLTICLSYLADTVEIADHAVFYWEQMTDGASLLREKCKNYTLVVLDNVAQFVCKYKLL; this is encoded by the coding sequence ATGATGGAGCTCTTAGAGGAAGATCTGACCTGTCCCATTTGCTGTAGCCTGTTTGACGATCCTCGTGTCCTGCCCTGTTCACACAATTTCTGCAGAAAGTGTCTGGAAGGAATTCTTGAGGGAAATGTGCGGAATGTGCTTTGGAGGCCATCCCCTTTCAAGTGCCCCACATGCAGAAAGGAGACTCCTGTCACTGGAGTCAACAGCTTGCAGGTCAACTATTCCCTGAAAGGCATCGTGGAGAAGTACAACAAAATCAAAGTAACTCCAAAAATGCCTGTGTGCAAAGTGCACAGCGGGCAACCCCTTAACATTTTTTGCAGGACAGACATGCAGCTGATCTGTGGGGTTTGTGCCACCCGTGGTGACCACACAAAGCATGTTTTCTGTTCCATTGAAGAAGCTTATTCCCAGGAGAAGCGGGCTTTTGAAACCTTGTTTCAGGGCTTTGAAACTTGGCGTTGTGGAGATGCCCTCTCACGGCTGGATACCTTAGAGACCAGCAAGAGGAAAGCTCTGCAGATGCTGACGAAAGATTCTGACAAAGTGAAGGAGTTCTTTGAGAAGCTGCAGCACACGCTGGAGCAGAAGAGAAATGAGATTCTGTCTGACTTTGAGACCATGAAGCTTGCGGTGATGCAGGCCTACGATCCGGAAATCAATAAACTGAACACCATTCTGCAAGAGCAGCGGATGGCTTTTAACATTGCAGAGGCCTTCAAAGATGTGTCCGAGCCCATTATATTTCTGCAGCAGATGCAGGAGTTCAGGGAAAAAATCAAGGTGCTTAAAGAAACCCCTTTACCTTGTTCCACTGTGGACATCAGTCCCACAATGAAGAGCTTTGATACCAGCCAGTGGAATGGAATAAAGCTTGTTGATGTGGACAAACTTTCCTTGCCTCAGGAAAGCAACACTTTCAAATTCAAGATTCCCTCGGTCTTTTCACGCAGATTTATAGTGAACTCTCTTATTTTCTTGCTCATTCTTGCTGTCACCAGAATGTCCTTTGTGGAGTCGGTCATTGACAATCTCCAGTGCTGGAAATCTCAGTTCCTTACAATTTGCTTGTCCTATTTGGCAGATACCGTGGAGATAGCAGATCATGCAGTCTTTTACTGGGAACAGATGACAGATGGAGCTTCACTCTTAAGAGAAAAGTGTAAAAACTATACGTTGGTTGTACTGGATAACGTCGCACAGTTTGTGTGCAAATATAAACTGTTGTGA
- the KCNRG gene encoding potassium channel regulatory protein, producing MSSREVVVLSVGGVKFVTRAATLQQFPESRLARMVSDDDQEFKLVNGEFFVDRDGALFSYIMDFLRTLQVSLPTDFSDYQRLQREAEFYGLYPLANLLSQEHLLRPRLEILEVRFSLQEMQAFFRIFGSCSTTIEALAEQITVFTGQQSGQGWNSPFASQKPLVPLPLERPSHHDMVFLCGTEYSAGDQFVARYVSIKPDKRKLINGTNVLGLLLDTLLKDGFRLISTRTVPSEEKAECYTFERMKRAAGLAIMVNQTPGSSGVAQARRSQVQKGK from the exons ATGAGCAGTCGAGAGGTGGTCGTTCTGAGTGTGGGAGGTGTGAAGTTTGTGACCCGGGCTGCCACCTTGCAGCAGTTCCCTGAGTCCAGGCTTGCACGCATGGTGAGTGACGATGACCAGGAATTTAAACTGGTGAATGGAGAGTTTTTTgtggacagggatggagcttTGTTTAGTTACATCATGGACTTCTTGAGGACTCTCCAGGTGTCCTTACCAACTGATTTCTCAGACTatcagaggctgcagagagaagcagaattCTATGGACTCTACCCCCTGGCCAACCTCCTGAGCCAAGAACATTTGCTGAGGCCGAGGCTGGAGATCTTGGAAGTGCGTTTTTCTCTTCAAGAAATGCAGGCCTTTTTCCGGATCTTTGGTTCCTGCAGTACCACCATTGAGGCACTAGCTGAGCAGATCACTGTGTTTACAGGGCAGCAGtcaggacagggctggaacAGCCCTTTTGCTTCCCAGAAACCACTCGTTCCACTTCCTTTGGAAAGACCCTCTCATCATGATATGGTTTTTCTGTGTGGGACCGAGTATTCTGCTGGTGACCAGTTCGTGGCCAG GTATGTTTCCATAAAGCCTGATAAGAGGAAGCTGATTAATGGTACTAACGTGCTAGGCCTGCTGCTTGACACTTTGCTCAAAGATGGATTTCGCCTCATAAGCACCAGGACAGTCCCCAGTGAAGAGAAGGCTGAATGCTACACTTTTGAAAGGATGAAGAGGGCAGCAGGCCTTGCCATCATGGTGAACCAAaccccagggagctctggggtggcacaggcaAGGAGAAGCCAAGTACAGAAAGGGAAATAA
- the TRIM13 gene encoding E3 ubiquitin-protein ligase TRIM13 isoform X1, giving the protein MHRAQIAYFFRPSCRWRLWTCWICLVLLEKPLAMKYQDMMELLEEDLTCPICCSLFDDPRVLPCSHNFCRKCLEGILEGNVRNVLWRPSPFKCPTCRKETPVTGVNSLQVNYSLKGIVEKYNKIKVTPKMPVCKVHSGQPLNIFCRTDMQLICGVCATRGDHTKHVFCSIEEAYSQEKRAFETLFQGFETWRCGDALSRLDTLETSKRKALQMLTKDSDKVKEFFEKLQHTLEQKRNEILSDFETMKLAVMQAYDPEINKLNTILQEQRMAFNIAEAFKDVSEPIIFLQQMQEFREKIKVLKETPLPCSTVDISPTMKSFDTSQWNGIKLVDVDKLSLPQESNTFKFKIPSVFSRRFIVNSLIFLLILAVTRMSFVESVIDNLQCWKSQFLTICLSYLADTVEIADHAVFYWEQMTDGASLLREKCKNYTLVVLDNVAQFVCKYKLL; this is encoded by the coding sequence GACATGATGGAGCTCTTAGAGGAAGATCTGACCTGTCCCATTTGCTGTAGCCTGTTTGACGATCCTCGTGTCCTGCCCTGTTCACACAATTTCTGCAGAAAGTGTCTGGAAGGAATTCTTGAGGGAAATGTGCGGAATGTGCTTTGGAGGCCATCCCCTTTCAAGTGCCCCACATGCAGAAAGGAGACTCCTGTCACTGGAGTCAACAGCTTGCAGGTCAACTATTCCCTGAAAGGCATCGTGGAGAAGTACAACAAAATCAAAGTAACTCCAAAAATGCCTGTGTGCAAAGTGCACAGCGGGCAACCCCTTAACATTTTTTGCAGGACAGACATGCAGCTGATCTGTGGGGTTTGTGCCACCCGTGGTGACCACACAAAGCATGTTTTCTGTTCCATTGAAGAAGCTTATTCCCAGGAGAAGCGGGCTTTTGAAACCTTGTTTCAGGGCTTTGAAACTTGGCGTTGTGGAGATGCCCTCTCACGGCTGGATACCTTAGAGACCAGCAAGAGGAAAGCTCTGCAGATGCTGACGAAAGATTCTGACAAAGTGAAGGAGTTCTTTGAGAAGCTGCAGCACACGCTGGAGCAGAAGAGAAATGAGATTCTGTCTGACTTTGAGACCATGAAGCTTGCGGTGATGCAGGCCTACGATCCGGAAATCAATAAACTGAACACCATTCTGCAAGAGCAGCGGATGGCTTTTAACATTGCAGAGGCCTTCAAAGATGTGTCCGAGCCCATTATATTTCTGCAGCAGATGCAGGAGTTCAGGGAAAAAATCAAGGTGCTTAAAGAAACCCCTTTACCTTGTTCCACTGTGGACATCAGTCCCACAATGAAGAGCTTTGATACCAGCCAGTGGAATGGAATAAAGCTTGTTGATGTGGACAAACTTTCCTTGCCTCAGGAAAGCAACACTTTCAAATTCAAGATTCCCTCGGTCTTTTCACGCAGATTTATAGTGAACTCTCTTATTTTCTTGCTCATTCTTGCTGTCACCAGAATGTCCTTTGTGGAGTCGGTCATTGACAATCTCCAGTGCTGGAAATCTCAGTTCCTTACAATTTGCTTGTCCTATTTGGCAGATACCGTGGAGATAGCAGATCATGCAGTCTTTTACTGGGAACAGATGACAGATGGAGCTTCACTCTTAAGAGAAAAGTGTAAAAACTATACGTTGGTTGTACTGGATAACGTCGCACAGTTTGTGTGCAAATATAAACTGTTGTGA